Genomic window (Mycolicibacterium smegmatis):
GGCATCGTGTATGCCCCATACCCAGCCAGGCAGTGCCTCCAAGCGGGCGGTCCGGTCCGGTCCTAACCGCCCCCTGGAAAACGACGAGCGCTGCGAGTAGGCCCACTTCCCGAGCTGGTATCCGTCCGCAGGGTCGACATATGTCCGCACCAATCGTGCCGTGCCGTGCGCCTCGGTGTACGCCTGAAGGCGTCGAAACCCTTCTTCCCAACGTGATTCGCGCGCTTCCCAAGCCCAGCCTGGTAGTGCCTCCAACCGTGCCTGACGTTCCTTGCTCATCTGGCCGTCGCGGTAGACCGTACGCTGGATGGTGGCCCATTGGCCTAGTTTGTAGCCCTCGGCGGACTTGAACTTCTGCGCCACCATGGCGTCACCATGGCGCTGGACGTACTCCTGAAGGTGGCGGAAACCTTGCTCCCACTGGTCTGTGAGAGCGTCCCAAGTCCAGTCGGGGAATTCCTCAAGAAGGCGAGCACGAGCGGGATCAAGGTCGCCCCTATTGCGGTGGTATCGCTGTTGCGCCACCCACTGCCCAAGTCGGAGTCCGTCATATTTTTCCAATGCGGCTAATCGCGTATGGCCGTGCTCGGCGACGTACTTTTTCAGTTGCTCATACCAGAAGGGCCACTTGTCATCCCGCGTGCTCCACGTCCAACCGGGCAGTGCCTCTAACCGCTGTATCCGCTCTGCGGGGAGGCCCCCCTTCTTATATGCGGAACGTTGGGTAGTGACCCATGCGCCGACCTGAAATCCGTTGACCGTGGCGTCTTTTGAAATGAGAGCAGTACCGCTCTGCGCTACGTAATCTTGAAGCCTGGCGAAGCCTTCCTCCCACAGGTCGTCACGCGGATTCCACGTCCAACCAGACAGCTCCTCAAGTCGCAGTTGGCGTTCTTGCGATAGTTTCCCACTGTTGCGGTGTGATCTCTGCTTCGTCACCCAGGCCGCGAGCCTATTGTCGCCATCCAACGACGTGTACGAGGGACGGGCATGACCATGCTCAGCAACATGCTTTGTCAACAGCCCGAACCAGAACTCCCACGGTGCGGTGGTCGCATCCACCATATGGACCTTGAATGCGTTGACAAATTCTGTGCCCACAGTGGCTGGCACATCGAAGTGAATCTTGCTCGGAAGCCGAGGTTTGCTTCCCTTGCGTCCCATTTCCCGTCGCAGGGCGTCAAGATGCTCACCGAGTTCGGTGTCATGCGCTCTGAGAGCTTTGATGACATCCCAAACCGGTTTGAAGGCCGAGGAGTCCAGTGCGGCATCAGCATCTTCGTCGGGGTCGATAAACACAGGGATGACAACGGTGCCAATTGTTTTGGTCTCGGACTTTCGAATCGCGCGACCTACAGCCTGCACGATGTCCACCTCGGAGCGCCGCGGGTCGATGAAGGCCACGCCGTCGAGACTGGGCACATCAACGCCCTCGGCCAAACAGCGGGCATTGGCAAGCAGGCCGCGCTCACCGTCACCGAGTCTCTTCAGATGCTGGAGCAGGACATGGCGTTCGCCCGCCGACATCTCCCCCGAGGCGTGCTGGGACCACAAGCTACCTCTAGGGCGTTGCCGGGCAGGCATCCACTCCAGCACGCCGGGCATCGACTCAGCGAACTTTCTGGCCGCCCTGACGCGGCTGTGGAAGCTGATCAACCGACGCAGATCGTACTTGCGCATCGCCTTGGCCAAGCCGATTTGCCCCGCCAGTGAACGAGCATCCGTAGGCGTCTCGTCACTCAGCCTGACAGGTAGACCGCGTTTAGCCCAATCGCGGTAGGTCGCGTCATCGACACCGATGATTGCCACCTGATAATCAGTGAGTAGCTTGCGTTCGATGGCCTCCGCAAAGCTCAGCCGATGAAACACGTTCCCGAATTTGATCTGGTCGTCCATCGACGCGACCTCGTAGTCCGCCTCTTGAGCCTGGCGAAGTATGCGCCCGGTGAAGTAGCGCGGCGTCGCCGTCATGAATAGCCGCCGCTTCGCCCTGATCGCCTTGGGGTTGAGCACGGTGCCGAAGTCGGAGGACACCGGCCCAGCGACTCGGTGTGCCTCGTCGGCGATCACTAGATCGAACTGGGGCACCCGGCCCAACTTGAAAGCGGCGGCGATCTGGGGTGAGGACTGGTAGGTGGCGAAGACGACGCGTGGCCCCGACCGCTTCCGCAGAAACGCCGCGATAACTTCCGGGTCAGTGTCCGCTGGCTCTCCGAGATAGCTGGTGTGGGAAATCGCTGCGTCCTCGTCAAGCGCGACGGTCTCATCACTGCACACCGGCAGCGCATCGAAAGGACGTTTGATGTTGGCGGTTCGCCACTCCTTCATCGTCTGCTTCAGCAGCGATAGTGATGGCACCAAGACGAGGGTGCGTGTGGCGGCCAATTCCTCTTTGATGAACCACGCCGTCAGGGTCTTGCCGGTGCCGCACGCCATGATCAGCTGCCCACGATCAGCGGTCTTGAACCCCTCGATCACGTCCCTGATCGCGTCCTGTTGGTAATCGTGTGGCTCGCGCGGCTCGGGCACTCTGGCTGGACGCAGGTCTGTCAGCTTGGCTGGCCACTCGGTGAAGTCCTCTAGTTCTGTCAGACCGATGAAGGTGACCCCGAGGTCCTCCATCGTGCGCTGTGCGGTTGGAGACAACTTGTCGGTCGTCGCCATCAGCATTCGGTAAGCGAAGTCGAACCGGCCCGCTTCCGCGAGGAACTTGTTCACCTCGGTTCTGGTCACCGTGTTCTCGTATGCTTTGGCCTGAATAGCCCACAGCCGGCCTTCGGTGTCTTCCGCAACGAGGTCGATGCCAGCATCGATACCCCAGTTACCTGGCCAGTCCTTCCACAACCACACCCGACGCAGCAACTGCTTGTATTGGCCTGTGTCGTTTTCGAGGAACCATTTGCAGACGATCTCGAACTGATCGCCCTTCCTCTTCCGGTTGACCGGGTCGAACTGTGCCTTGAGATCGCTGAACGTCCCCCCCATGGGGACGAGATTAGACGCGAAAACCGCAGACTTGTCCGAAAGGGAAGCCAGCGCGCAGCGCGCCCGCGACTCGATGGCGGGGGGAGGAGGTCTCCCCCGGGGCAAATGTCGGCTACAGGCACCGCTGCCCGCCGTTGGCGGGTGACCACGACGGGCAGCGGCACCACTGTCCCGGAGGGTTGGAGTAGCCGGTTGGCGACACCTCCGGGCAGGTCTTAGCTTCCCTCCATGCCGACGCGCACGACGGCCTGCTGATGGGGGAACCCGATGCCGACGCGCAGCACGCAGCGGATGCCCGTGCGGTCGCTGGAGAACGCGAACGAGCTGTCGGCGATCACCTCGGCGTCCTGCCGGATCACGACGAAGCACTTGTCCCGGGGGATGAGCCACATTGCGCCAGCGGTGACGGCGGGCGAGCTGTACAGCGGCACGCCGAGCACGCTGCGGCCCGTGGCTCGCGTCGCGTCAGGTCCAAGTAGCGGCTGGTTGCTGTCGGCCGTGACTTTGCTTGTCGCCACGGCCAGGACATCGGTCGGGCTGCCGACCAAGGCCATGTTGGACAAGCCGTCCACGACGTTGGTGGCGAGCACGCCGACGTTCTCGGCGAGGCTGACTGCCTCGGCGAACACGTCCAAGCTGCCGTCAAAGGTGAGCGTGGTCTCCTGCACGTTGGTCAAGCTTTCGACACCGTCCGGGCCGTTGGCCACGCTGTCACCGAAATAGGCCGCGTCCAGCTTGATGCGGAGGTCTCTCACCAGACCCTCACCGACCACCTGCAACGCGCTCGGATCGGAGTCGGCCAGGAGTTCGTTGGAGACCACAACGAGCGACTTGAGGCCGGCCGGAGTAACGACCAGCTCTTCCAAATCCGGGTCAGTGACCGGGATTTCCTGTCCTTCCGCTACCCAATTGTTCTGTGCGTCAGTGACAACGATGGGAAACCTTGTGCTGTGCGAAGCGGTCTCCACGACGGTGGAGACCTGCGTGGCGACAGACGCGCGGATGAGCGGCTGCACAACGAGGTCTTGGACATCTTGGGGCGCCAGTATGGCCGCGCCGTTAGCGGTGAGCAAGGGCATGAATGCCTCCGAAGGTGAGCGTGGTCTGATGTGACTTGCCCGGTGACCGCAGATCAGGCCGGGATGCCCTCGGGGCGTACGTGCAGCGGATGCGGGCCACGGGCCGGAACACCAACCGCGACAGCCAG
Coding sequences:
- a CDS encoding DEAD/DEAH box helicase, producing the protein MGGTFSDLKAQFDPVNRKRKGDQFEIVCKWFLENDTGQYKQLLRRVWLWKDWPGNWGIDAGIDLVAEDTEGRLWAIQAKAYENTVTRTEVNKFLAEAGRFDFAYRMLMATTDKLSPTAQRTMEDLGVTFIGLTELEDFTEWPAKLTDLRPARVPEPREPHDYQQDAIRDVIEGFKTADRGQLIMACGTGKTLTAWFIKEELAATRTLVLVPSLSLLKQTMKEWRTANIKRPFDALPVCSDETVALDEDAAISHTSYLGEPADTDPEVIAAFLRKRSGPRVVFATYQSSPQIAAAFKLGRVPQFDLVIADEAHRVAGPVSSDFGTVLNPKAIRAKRRLFMTATPRYFTGRILRQAQEADYEVASMDDQIKFGNVFHRLSFAEAIERKLLTDYQVAIIGVDDATYRDWAKRGLPVRLSDETPTDARSLAGQIGLAKAMRKYDLRRLISFHSRVRAARKFAESMPGVLEWMPARQRPRGSLWSQHASGEMSAGERHVLLQHLKRLGDGERGLLANARCLAEGVDVPSLDGVAFIDPRRSEVDIVQAVGRAIRKSETKTIGTVVIPVFIDPDEDADAALDSSAFKPVWDVIKALRAHDTELGEHLDALRREMGRKGSKPRLPSKIHFDVPATVGTEFVNAFKVHMVDATTAPWEFWFGLLTKHVAEHGHARPSYTSLDGDNRLAAWVTKQRSHRNSGKLSQERQLRLEELSGWTWNPRDDLWEEGFARLQDYVAQSGTALISKDATVNGFQVGAWVTTQRSAYKKGGLPAERIQRLEALPGWTWSTRDDKWPFWYEQLKKYVAEHGHTRLAALEKYDGLRLGQWVAQQRYHRNRGDLDPARARLLEEFPDWTWDALTDQWEQGFRHLQEYVQRHGDAMVAQKFKSAEGYKLGQWATIQRTVYRDGQMSKERQARLEALPGWAWEARESRWEEGFRRLQAYTEAHGTARLVRTYVDPADGYQLGKWAYSQRSSFSRGRLGPDRTARLEALPGWVWGIHDALWEGNYQKLAEYAAAHGSCAPTKSSDSDGFRIGGWVNQQRTLKNKGKLRADYAARLEALPGWVWAVNDSKWEEGFRQLVDYTEHHGTAQVPARHHHDGYPLGSWVPKQRDFYRAGTLSEERARRLEALPGWSWDPHAEKWERAFMLLREYTAEHGTSRVPQSYTVDGVRLGFWIATQKGTYAKGRLDPARQRRLEELPGWTWTTLSHDVWEERFVMLEKFTAREGHARVPQRHVEQGVRLGQWVSVQRHDAVSDVIAPERRERLEALPGWAWDSKAAVWDGNLALFVNYVKQHKTDRIPRSEVVNGVKLGQWVHVQRRFFAQGKLSRDRQKRLEAVPHWAWE
- a CDS encoding phage major capsid protein, whose protein sequence is MPLLTANGAAILAPQDVQDLVVQPLIRASVATQVSTVVETASHSTRFPIVVTDAQNNWVAEGQEIPVTDPDLEELVVTPAGLKSLVVVSNELLADSDPSALQVVGEGLVRDLRIKLDAAYFGDSVANGPDGVESLTNVQETTLTFDGSLDVFAEAVSLAENVGVLATNVVDGLSNMALVGSPTDVLAVATSKVTADSNQPLLGPDATRATGRSVLGVPLYSSPAVTAGAMWLIPRDKCFVVIRQDAEVIADSSFAFSSDRTGIRCVLRVGIGFPHQQAVVRVGMEGS